The DNA sequence AGAGGCAGGACACGCCGCTCGCAGTGTGAACAGCGGTAAGAGATTCCCCGTATCTCAATATCTGTGATTCCATAGAATAGATCATGAATGCTCCAGAGCCCTTGCATACATAATTTACTACTGCTGAGGCTCTAATTATTCcacatgcttgaaacttcgtctATTCCTGGTCCATAACTTGCCCCTAATTTTAATCAACTGTAAGCAAGGCTTCATGTTAAGTCCACCGAAGATACAGGGCAGACATTATACAAAACTTCTTAACATCCAAACAAATCAGCACCCAACAATTATTGGGAACGCTTCTAATTTCACCATAAATGTTAACGGTGCCACGGCTTGCACTTAATATTCATTGCATTTGCATTGCCATAGAACTCGCTAGCGACACTAGGAACTAAGTTGATGACGGCCGTGCGATAGACACTTTCGAAGactttatctttttttattcttagTCGTACTTGCGCGCTGTTACTAACTGCAATTTTTAGACTTGTACAAAGGACCATTCTATCATTCTTTAAGGCCGTGCTGCTTGCCCATTCACCCTTGAGGCCGAGCATGGGCTGTAATTATTGTTGTACGTAATTATTATAATATCGCAGGCAGATCCTCATTTACTTCacgcagtaacagtaggaagacgcGCAAAACACCCTTcatgattgatgtcagctattgggtcTGTGTTTTCTCAGCAAGCCCAAGAGGGGGTTCATGGACCCTTTAACGGAGTCTCATTACACCGAAAAAGAATGTCCTTACTGTTGATCCATTTCCTTCTAGGATAAGTTGTTGGCAACCCTAATGATAAAAACATGATAAAAAActacgtacagcgtgaaggacaacgACTGTGAGACCACATACactgcgctgtgtatgtcgtctcttgcAGTCCTTGTCTCTCGCGCTGTACGTCGTTTTTTATCGTGAATTGCCAACTACCCCAGGCAACCACCCTATAATAAAcacacgaataaaaaaaaaatctctttccAGACCTGGAAAATATGCGCGCCAGGTTCCACCTTCAGAACCTGTACCAGCGGTGTTGGCTTGGCCACCAACACGCAACAGGCACGCGTGTGACGGTTGTCGCCACCGGCATAACACAGGACCTCTCCCGACGTGTTGCGTCATTTGTGATTGGACATCTGCGTCGTCGACGCCACGCGCAGACAATCTGTAATGTAGCGGTTCCTTTCGCTCGATTATTTTCTCGTTTTTATTAAGAGTATGCCCCGTATTTTACAACGTTCCTCCACTCAGCCCTCCACCTTGACTCAACGGTGATTTATTGACATCGCCTTCGTAACGGGGCGGCGACAagtagtcgcctagcctgcttgtgCTAACCAGATATTACATACAAGCTCAGTCAGTATAGCCAGTTTGCCTAGATTTCCTTaatattttctctcttccttaaaaTTTCAATGGCTACCTTGTAcggctacctatgcctgtaacggaaaTGAGCAAGTCGATCACAGCACCACCCCTGAACAGAAGTGGTCACTGCTCTTCATTGAGGCCCCACGACAGTTCTCGAGAAACGTGGCGCATTTATCAGTCGATGGGCGGCACTGTGTTCAACTTcgctagtaagaggcgattggaagactggcggaagaaaagcagggagacgACAGGAAAAGCGAgacttacaaaaacaaagttcacaatagggggtcagaaaatttggttatgggaattcatcgtggttttattttctcttttcttttcctttttaacatggttaagacattaggcagtataatagcaagagcttggtggcgcaacccaccgcccagttccaaaggggacggtcataacatccatccatccatcggagtGAGGGCCAGCTTCGAGTCGAGGATCGGTTGAGAACACGGGGAATGTCTTTCTTTAACAAGTtacaacccctccccccctttctcgTATCGGGTATGTGTTTCTAGCCGTTTTCGTGGGCTGACCACGaacatagtgcagtctaaaaatgtgcaccaatcccgaagatagcgcagaCCAAATATTTAAGCAGTCCGACGCTCCTCCTGCTCCCTTCACGCGAGGGATGACGCGCTAGAGCGCCGTGTGATCCCGCCCCATTCTCACCCCAACTCGCTGAAAAAGACATTGTCATTGATCAGCTTCGACTAGAGATTGAATTGCCTTCTAACTTTTTATAATCAGCCACCGTTCTCGTCGGGCCGATCCCGCTGACAAGGTGGGTGGATCCACCGATCGGATTGATGAAACGAGATAAGGAATATAATCGTTCCGTTATCTAGCCCATGCACATGCAACGCCTCCTAGACAGCACAACGTTGATGAACTCCGATGTGTGACGtcgtgctaccttgcccgactgcgatggaatctaatggggacgtccccgagtaagccgcggtgattttgacgtcaatGCTTTCGTCACGCtgggcttggcaatgaaaatttcggtgGAAGTAACATGACTCATAAACCAGAGTGCACAAGCCTGCTGCCTAGGAGGCGCTGCCGTACCTCAACCGAGAGCCAGTATTCTGTAACGTTCCACGTCATTTTTATCATCCGTCCTTCCCTATGGCTGATCCCAACAACAACGGCGCCGCCACTTCTGTTTGTGCCAATGGCAAAAACGATGGGAAATGAACTGGATCATCAAGAAATGCGACACCCAGAGAACTACGCCAGTGTTCATACCGAAAAGTTCAcagcagaacaacaacaacaacaaaaacacatCGGACGTTCAAGCAGCGTTACTGTAGCGTCTCACTCAGGATTTTCAGAAATGGCGATCCCAAGATTAGTGGATGTCATAAGTCTTGAGTAAACAGGACACAGGAAAAAAATACTGTAGTTTTTGGTTATGGGCATGCGCACGGCAGCCAACGCTGTTTCGCGATGTGCACTAATGGCATATTCGACTGGCCGCCTCCATCCTCCGAAtcagagtcgggcagatccggcgttcctCGAACTCAAATGCAGGGAGACAGGCATGCAAGCCCAACGTGCAACcagctctcggaggaggaaatggcagacgCGAAACTACGTTACTGTAGCGACCGTTTGATTTGGCCTGTATATTTTCATAGCCAAACCTGCCAGCGGCGCTGCCGGCGAAAAAACGGCGGACGCAGGACGCCACCAGGCATGCGGTTATACGGCGAACCGTATACCGCAGAGCGTTACGCTGATGTGGCGGTAAACGCTGTCAAACTCGACGGCTGCTCCCACGACAGGGCTCGGAGTGCTGAGAGCGCTCGACGCGTTAGGAGCGCCATGTATGGAACAGAAACAGCCGGACGTAAGGCGCGCATGCTCTTTCGAAGACAACGCTGCTCTCGAGAGCAGCCCAGAGAGCACCGCTCCGAAAGGACCAGCCGAAGGagccatcaaaaaaaaaataagaaaattcgCGCACTTCGGGGGCCTTTCTACCACCGATAATCGTCGTCTTTAATCTTGGTTCTATGCAGCGACAGTCCCAGCGCAGTAGTGCGCGTGGATGTTGCGCGTGCCGCGAAGCTGCAGCACCTCATCGAGGACCTTGCTCAGCCGTTGTCCTGGGACCCGGTGTACGTGCGGCTGCTGCTTGCTACCAGGCCCTGTGTCGAAAGTCAGCGACAAGCGTGAGTGCGTCAATGAGACTGTCGCTGCATAGAACCAGGcgcgtttatagggcatttttcCGCTGCGTTCTAGCGTGCGCTGgcatggctcagtggtagagtagctgactgggaatatttttttctcattcccggcgatagctgctagAGACGCCAAACACCAGCAGAGGAGCCGGTTCTGGTTCAAAGTTCTGGCTCAAGGCTCTGGCTCAAGGTTCTCAAGGTTCATTCTGGCTCAAGCTCCCACAAAACGTGTTGTTTTGTGGGAGCTTGGTggctttcctttttttactttttgctgGAGGAGGAAAGGGTTGGCGCTGTTCATTCGGAAAAGACCAAGGTCAATGAGCAAGCACATATGAAACGGTAAAAAAGTCTCGTCTGCTTTGAATAACTTTTATGTGTCAGCACTATAGAAACAACGGTTTAAGGGTAGTGTTTAATACTTTAGGCAAAGTGCGATTTACGTACAGAAGGATCCAGAGTACAATTGCCGGCATTTGCAGCAGATAACTTGTAGTTTGTAGCTTTTACTGCTTTCGACACACCTGTGCAAAGCACTGACATTGCTTTCGCAGCCAGTTTGAGCGGTTATTTCGCGCTTACGGCTttcagtgaacaaaaaaaaattatattctaCGCTTTGGATAAGACTAAATACATAATATTCCGCTCACGATGCACAAAACATGACACAACAGGCACTCAAATTCATCTTGAGGGTAGTGTTGTATAGAAC is a window from the Dermacentor variabilis isolate Ectoservices chromosome 3, ASM5094787v1, whole genome shotgun sequence genome containing:
- the LOC142575563 gene encoding uncharacterized protein LOC142575563 isoform X1 is translated as MMNISTKSMTRRPPKGFSKMTHPGDIFAVDCLRSIVPTQQIVAQMNEDYKKAVQAERINDANLTLIINDLGQAEPSFANEPEAGHAARSVNSDLENMRARFHLQNLYQRCWLGHQHATGTRVTVVATGITQDLSRRVASFVIGHLRRRRHAQTICNVAVPFARLFSRFY